The Spirosoma foliorum genome has a window encoding:
- a CDS encoding response regulator transcription factor, producing the protein MKLLVVEDEPKTLQAIQQGLEESQFEVDIAYDGLIAKRLALKNNYAAIITDLILPGLNGYELCRQLRAEGLTTPILMLTALGETDDKISGFDAGADQYLTKPFQFAELLARVRSLTKRGTQVSLTAQTLRYGGIEMNLDAKTVTRDEQPIELTAREFALLEFLMRNQGRVLSKPAIAEHVWDLNFDTGTNVVEVYINYLRKKIDRNFPTKLIHTHFGMGYMFKEE; encoded by the coding sequence ATGAAACTACTGGTCGTTGAAGACGAGCCCAAAACGTTACAGGCAATCCAGCAGGGACTGGAGGAAAGTCAGTTCGAAGTCGACATCGCCTACGACGGGCTGATTGCCAAACGACTGGCCCTGAAAAATAACTATGCCGCCATTATTACTGATTTGATTTTACCCGGTTTGAATGGGTATGAACTCTGCCGACAGTTACGGGCCGAGGGGTTAACCACTCCCATTCTGATGCTGACCGCCCTGGGCGAAACCGACGATAAAATTTCGGGCTTCGATGCCGGGGCCGATCAATACCTGACCAAACCCTTTCAGTTTGCCGAATTGCTAGCCCGCGTGCGATCCCTTACCAAGCGGGGTACGCAGGTGTCGCTGACTGCCCAAACCCTGCGGTATGGGGGTATTGAGATGAATCTGGATGCTAAAACCGTCACGCGCGATGAGCAACCGATTGAGCTAACCGCCCGTGAATTTGCCTTGCTGGAATTTCTCATGCGCAATCAGGGCCGTGTGCTATCGAAACCAGCCATTGCTGAACATGTCTGGGATTTGAATTTCGATACGGGCACCAACGTCGTGGAGGTCTACATTAATTACCTTCGTAAAAAGATCGATCGAAACTTCCCGACCAAGCTGATCCATACGCATTTCGGCATGGGGTATATGTTTAAAGAAGAGTAA
- a CDS encoding sensor histidine kinase yields the protein MTIRKRLTLRFTSLVSSILLLAFVSIYAFCWYFISSDFYRRLDRKANTTGDMLIRHRLDAKLIQQLGRIRKDQLPNQKIMVFDGRDSLIFLTNESLLITIPKSVLADIRQTKQKDFQQGGYYLSGTRFMTASGQYVVIASAENSYGDEFLRRLLWALTGLFVLIAGMTAFSGWFFAGDALQPMQQIDQIVSDIFPRNRDERLVVTKDDDEISRLSATINRLLDRVAESFRLQRMFVANVSHELKNPLTQISSQLEVSLLNQREPDAYRQTIRSVLDDVGDLAALTHELLQLSQVNQEDAIGLLTDTVRMDEIVWDIRDQVTAINPRYQVNIELGALPDDPDQLAVQGNKTLLATALKNLTENACKFSDDGQALIHVNFDPASLNISIQNTGQSIPTADLPYIFEPFYRSRQTADVRGYGVGLSLVERIIRLHQGQISVSSMPGQPTLFTIKLPR from the coding sequence ATGACGATTCGCAAACGACTCACCTTACGCTTTACAAGCCTGGTATCCAGTATTTTACTACTGGCGTTTGTGAGTATCTATGCCTTCTGCTGGTATTTTATTTCCTCCGATTTTTACCGGCGACTCGACCGAAAAGCCAATACAACGGGGGATATGCTCATCCGCCATCGGCTGGACGCTAAACTCATTCAGCAATTGGGCCGAATCCGGAAAGATCAGTTGCCGAATCAAAAAATCATGGTGTTCGATGGCCGGGATTCGCTCATTTTTCTTACCAACGAAAGTCTGCTTATAACGATACCGAAATCTGTGCTGGCTGATATTCGGCAGACTAAACAAAAGGATTTTCAGCAAGGTGGGTACTATCTGTCGGGTACCCGATTCATGACGGCTTCGGGGCAGTACGTGGTCATTGCCAGCGCTGAAAATAGCTACGGGGATGAATTTTTACGGCGTCTTCTGTGGGCTTTAACGGGTTTATTTGTCCTGATTGCCGGTATGACTGCCTTCTCAGGCTGGTTTTTTGCGGGCGATGCGCTGCAACCCATGCAGCAGATTGACCAGATTGTCAGTGATATATTTCCGCGGAATCGGGATGAACGCTTAGTCGTTACTAAAGACGATGATGAAATCAGTCGATTGTCGGCCACGATTAACCGATTGCTGGACCGGGTAGCGGAGTCCTTTCGGTTGCAGCGGATGTTTGTGGCCAACGTATCCCACGAACTGAAAAACCCACTCACTCAAATCAGTTCACAACTGGAAGTCAGTTTGTTAAATCAGCGGGAACCAGACGCTTACCGGCAAACGATTCGGTCCGTCCTGGATGACGTAGGCGACCTGGCGGCCCTCACCCACGAATTACTGCAACTCTCGCAGGTCAACCAGGAGGATGCCATTGGGCTACTCACCGATACGGTGCGGATGGACGAAATCGTATGGGATATCCGCGACCAGGTGACGGCCATTAATCCCCGTTATCAGGTCAACATAGAACTGGGTGCGTTGCCTGATGATCCTGACCAGCTAGCCGTTCAGGGCAATAAAACCTTACTGGCCACGGCGCTAAAAAACCTGACGGAAAATGCCTGCAAATTTTCTGACGACGGACAGGCGCTGATCCACGTAAATTTTGACCCCGCCAGTCTGAACATTAGTATTCAGAATACCGGCCAGTCTATTCCAACCGCCGACCTGCCCTATATTTTTGAACCCTTCTATCGGAGCCGACAAACGGCCGATGTGCGCGGCTACGGTGTCGGCTTATCGCTCGTTGAGCGGATCATTCGCCTGCATCAAGGGCAGATCAGCGTTAGCTCTATGCCTGGCCAGCCGACGCTATTTACGATCAAGTTGCCACGGTAA
- a CDS encoding TIGR00341 family protein: MTVDDQNEPRFNKSNPLTHFSSFLRERFSLEEDKEDETDVIQAISRGIEFRGINLWTLIFAIFIASIGLNINSPAVITGAFLISPLMGPIMGIGLGVGINDLTMIQRALKNLGLAVFISLLTSTLYFFVSPLHLAQSELLARTSPTVWDALVAFLGGLAGIVAGSRREKVSNVIPGVAIATALMPPLCTAGYGLATGNLYYFAGAFYLFLINAICISIATFLIVRFLGYHQKQYPTPEVEQRVRHTIWFAVIIVVVPSSYLGYQIVRKTIFEESAKRFVATECNFQYRQVIQYAARFNRQQSTLELSLVGEPLPKDSINLLRSKMPAYGLGNANLIVKQGSFKDTEIDVDALKNTVTDQVIKYSQSSIARKDHIIDSLRRYIDLTQTSRLPVADLRNELKTLMPDVQTFTAARSLVLNATSNKPDTVMLVYARFSRRHTVGEKQRIERWLQSRTKSKKIKLLVE, translated from the coding sequence ATGACTGTAGACGACCAAAATGAACCCCGATTTAATAAATCCAACCCCTTAACTCACTTCAGCTCCTTTCTGCGTGAGCGGTTTAGCCTGGAAGAAGATAAAGAAGACGAAACGGATGTCATACAGGCTATTAGTCGAGGAATCGAGTTTCGGGGCATTAATTTGTGGACACTAATTTTTGCCATATTCATTGCCTCTATTGGCCTCAATATCAACTCTCCAGCTGTTATTACTGGGGCTTTTCTTATCTCTCCTTTAATGGGCCCTATTATGGGTATTGGCCTAGGCGTTGGTATCAATGACTTGACGATGATCCAACGCGCGTTAAAGAACTTAGGTCTGGCTGTATTTATTAGTTTGTTAACTTCCACGCTCTATTTTTTCGTAAGTCCTCTGCACCTGGCTCAATCTGAATTGTTAGCTCGTACATCGCCCACCGTCTGGGATGCACTTGTGGCCTTTCTGGGAGGACTAGCTGGTATTGTTGCCGGTTCGCGACGGGAGAAAGTGAGCAATGTTATTCCCGGTGTAGCCATCGCCACCGCTCTGATGCCTCCCTTATGTACAGCAGGCTACGGATTAGCTACCGGTAATCTATATTATTTCGCGGGCGCATTTTACCTGTTCCTCATCAATGCGATATGCATCAGTATAGCCACATTCCTGATCGTCCGATTTTTGGGTTACCATCAGAAACAATACCCTACGCCTGAGGTTGAACAGCGCGTTCGGCATACGATCTGGTTCGCTGTAATCATTGTGGTGGTACCCAGTAGCTATCTTGGCTATCAAATTGTTCGCAAAACCATATTTGAAGAATCTGCAAAGCGATTTGTTGCAACGGAATGTAACTTTCAGTACCGACAAGTTATTCAGTACGCAGCTCGATTCAATCGTCAGCAGAGTACACTAGAACTCTCACTAGTGGGCGAGCCGCTACCCAAAGACTCGATCAACTTACTACGTTCCAAAATGCCTGCTTACGGCCTGGGCAATGCCAACCTGATCGTTAAACAAGGAAGTTTTAAGGATACCGAAATTGATGTGGATGCCCTGAAGAATACAGTTACCGATCAGGTCATTAAATACAGTCAGTCATCCATTGCCCGTAAAGACCACATCATTGACTCGCTGCGTCGCTACATTGACCTGACGCAAACGTCGCGGCTCCCAGTGGCCGATCTGCGAAACGAACTCAAGACACTGATGCCTGATGTACAAACCTTTACCGCTGCAAGATCGCTGGTTTTGAATGCGACCAGTAACAAACCCGATACGGTTATGCTGGTGTATGCCCGTTTTTCGCGCCGTCATACAGTGGGCGAAAAACAAAGGATTGAGCGCTGGCTGCAAAGCCGGACAAAAAGCAAAAAGATAAAACTGCTGGTTGAATAG
- a CDS encoding cation:proton antiporter, with protein sequence MDLFTLITLLIVASAVFAYLNTKLLKLPDAIGIMVCSLGFSVLLLGLNSIYPDQLASVRQTVAGINFGKALFDVMLSFLLFAGAFHTDSAKLNVERRSVMLFAFVGVLLSTFLVGSGLYLLTRHLDLALSFPLCLLFGALISPTDPIAVLGILSKFKLPDSVKLNIVGESLFNDGVGVVVFASIYRIVLNGADSVSAGEIALLFLEEAGGGIVFGLALGYGMFLVLRSINHYQTEVIVTVAGVMGGYLLAQKLHISGPLAMVVTGLMVGGHSRRQDAMSQLTEEYVDKFWELVDGILNALLFVLIGVELLLIDFQITQWSIYLLVVLLVLIARYVAILIPFTLAHRWLDLDRNAPVMLTWGGLRGGLSIAMALSIDGSLPQKEFIVTITYAVVLFSVIVQGLTMERLIRRLYPPDNKG encoded by the coding sequence ATGGATCTATTTACCCTCATTACTTTACTTATTGTTGCTTCGGCAGTGTTTGCCTACCTGAACACAAAACTGCTTAAACTTCCTGATGCCATTGGCATTATGGTTTGCTCGCTGGGCTTCTCTGTCCTGTTACTTGGCCTGAACTCAATTTATCCTGACCAGTTAGCCTCTGTTCGTCAGACTGTTGCCGGCATTAACTTTGGTAAAGCGCTTTTCGATGTGATGTTAAGCTTCCTGCTTTTTGCCGGCGCTTTCCATACCGATTCTGCCAAGCTGAATGTTGAACGACGCTCGGTTATGCTGTTTGCTTTTGTGGGGGTCTTACTAAGTACCTTTCTGGTTGGTTCAGGTCTTTATTTATTGACCAGACATCTCGACCTGGCTTTGTCATTCCCGCTTTGCCTGTTGTTTGGGGCTTTAATTTCACCCACCGATCCAATCGCCGTATTAGGCATCTTGTCTAAGTTCAAACTACCCGACAGCGTCAAGCTCAATATTGTGGGCGAATCACTCTTTAATGATGGCGTAGGGGTTGTCGTGTTTGCTTCTATTTATCGAATTGTCCTCAACGGAGCCGACAGTGTAAGTGCTGGAGAGATCGCCTTGCTGTTTCTCGAAGAAGCCGGTGGCGGTATAGTATTTGGCCTTGCTTTAGGGTACGGGATGTTCCTGGTTTTACGTTCGATCAACCACTATCAGACCGAAGTGATTGTCACGGTAGCCGGGGTTATGGGTGGGTACTTACTTGCTCAGAAACTTCATATTTCGGGCCCATTGGCGATGGTGGTCACCGGTCTTATGGTGGGTGGACATAGCCGTCGGCAGGACGCCATGAGTCAACTCACCGAGGAGTACGTCGACAAATTCTGGGAGCTGGTTGATGGGATTCTAAATGCCTTACTTTTTGTGCTTATTGGCGTTGAGCTGCTACTGATTGATTTTCAGATAACACAATGGTCCATTTATTTACTAGTCGTGCTCCTGGTCCTGATAGCCCGGTATGTAGCCATTCTCATTCCCTTTACGCTGGCTCATCGCTGGCTGGACCTCGACAGGAATGCCCCTGTTATGCTGACCTGGGGTGGGCTACGGGGAGGGCTGTCCATTGCGATGGCGCTGTCCATTGATGGCTCCTTACCACAGAAAGAGTTCATTGTGACGATTACGTATGCAGTCGTTTTGTTTTCCGTAATTGTACAGGGATTGACCATGGAGCGGCTCATTCGGCGGCTGTACCCACCTGATAATAAAGGTTAG
- a CDS encoding LOG family protein, whose translation MSLQVCVYCASSNQVAPIYFEAVDQLAINLVNHQATVIYGGGGIGLMGRLADSVLSRGGRIVGIMPEFMRTVEWAHKGVNEFRFVDDMHERKKAFLDGTDALIALPGGCGTLEELLEAITLKRLGLFTKPILILNTNRFYDPLIAMLERCIDENFMAPVHRQMWTVIDNPSQAIEAIQQAPIWDAEAIKFATLA comes from the coding sequence ATGTCGCTGCAAGTATGTGTTTATTGTGCCTCCAGCAATCAAGTTGCTCCTATTTATTTCGAGGCTGTTGATCAGTTGGCCATCAATTTGGTTAACCATCAGGCAACGGTCATTTATGGGGGTGGTGGTATTGGTCTGATGGGTAGGCTGGCCGATAGTGTCTTAAGTCGGGGAGGGCGTATAGTCGGTATTATGCCTGAATTTATGCGTACCGTTGAATGGGCTCATAAAGGGGTCAATGAATTTCGATTCGTAGACGATATGCATGAACGCAAAAAGGCTTTTCTGGATGGCACAGATGCATTAATTGCACTGCCCGGCGGCTGTGGTACTTTAGAAGAATTATTAGAAGCCATTACATTAAAGCGATTGGGACTATTTACCAAACCTATTCTGATTTTAAACACGAACCGGTTTTATGATCCTTTAATTGCCATGCTTGAGCGATGTATTGACGAAAACTTTATGGCTCCTGTACATCGTCAAATGTGGACAGTTATTGACAATCCGAGTCAGGCAATAGAAGCCATTCAGCAAGCTCCGATCTGGGATGCCGAAGCTATTAAATTTGCGACATTAGCCTAG
- a CDS encoding chloride channel protein: protein MANRPSRYAQVLAWLDQHVIKRLYTERVRRIILQSLPFWVASLLTGLVAVGYEELFIWAEQTSFTWIQAHPMLVFVTTPLAFLLAWLVVAKLAPAARGSGIPQVMAGIELSNPRTHHRTNYLLSMRVALVKVLSSVVLLIGGGVIGREGPTIQISAAIFRAINRLQPAGWPQLSRQIALVTGGAAGLAAAFNTPLGGIVFVVEELTQTHITRFRTAVFTAVIIAGMTAQAIQGPYLYLGFPKVTVSTGWFLGVVVLVAMVSGLAGAVFAKALLWVNAYRRRFRTSREQAIWVAACGLVLAGLAYLVGTDAVGTGKPIINRLLFQNDHQTPWYLFPVRFAGMALSYSSGAAGGVFATSLSAGAILGDAMARLIRVTPSDTNLVILVSMVSFLTGVVRSPFTAAILVLEMTDRHSAIFQLLLGGLMAQGAASLVDPVSFYEHLKAGFVRETMAQPFVNEVKRNEVEAD, encoded by the coding sequence ATGGCGAATAGACCTTCTCGATACGCACAGGTACTGGCCTGGCTGGATCAGCACGTTATCAAGCGGTTATACACCGAGCGTGTGCGCCGGATTATACTCCAAAGCCTGCCGTTTTGGGTAGCCTCTCTGCTGACTGGTCTTGTTGCTGTTGGTTACGAAGAACTGTTTATATGGGCGGAGCAAACCAGTTTTACCTGGATTCAGGCTCATCCGATGCTCGTGTTTGTAACCACCCCGTTGGCCTTCCTGCTTGCGTGGCTGGTGGTCGCAAAACTGGCTCCGGCGGCACGAGGCAGCGGTATTCCGCAGGTCATGGCAGGTATTGAACTGTCAAATCCCAGGACGCATCACCGTACGAACTATTTGCTAAGTATGCGGGTAGCGCTCGTCAAAGTTCTCAGTAGTGTTGTCCTGCTGATCGGGGGTGGTGTTATTGGACGAGAAGGGCCGACTATTCAGATTTCGGCGGCTATTTTTCGGGCCATCAATCGACTGCAACCGGCGGGTTGGCCCCAACTGTCCCGACAAATTGCGCTCGTTACGGGCGGAGCCGCTGGGCTGGCGGCTGCCTTTAATACGCCACTGGGTGGAATTGTCTTCGTGGTGGAAGAACTGACCCAAACACATATTACCCGCTTTCGTACCGCTGTGTTTACCGCCGTAATCATTGCCGGGATGACCGCTCAGGCCATTCAGGGGCCTTATTTGTACCTGGGTTTTCCGAAAGTGACGGTTTCGACCGGCTGGTTTTTGGGCGTCGTTGTGCTGGTGGCGATGGTTTCTGGTTTAGCGGGGGCAGTGTTTGCTAAAGCGCTATTATGGGTCAATGCCTACCGGCGACGGTTCCGTACCAGTCGGGAGCAGGCTATATGGGTAGCAGCCTGCGGGCTGGTGCTGGCCGGTCTGGCCTACCTGGTTGGTACGGATGCCGTTGGTACGGGGAAGCCTATTATTAATCGACTCCTGTTTCAAAACGATCACCAGACACCCTGGTATCTGTTTCCAGTACGGTTCGCGGGTATGGCGCTCAGTTACAGCAGTGGGGCAGCGGGTGGGGTTTTCGCCACCTCACTAAGCGCCGGAGCCATCCTCGGCGATGCAATGGCCCGACTAATCCGGGTAACGCCCAGCGATACGAATCTGGTCATTCTGGTGAGTATGGTAAGCTTCCTGACGGGGGTCGTTCGCTCTCCATTCACGGCGGCTATTCTGGTACTGGAAATGACCGATCGGCATTCCGCTATTTTTCAATTACTGTTGGGTGGACTGATGGCGCAGGGAGCTGCATCGCTGGTAGATCCGGTATCGTTCTATGAGCACCTGAAAGCCGGATTTGTCCGCGAAACGATGGCGCAACCCTTTGTCAATGAGGTCAAGAGAAACGAAGTAGAAGCCGATTAG
- a CDS encoding tetratricopeptide repeat protein, whose product MKTHLSILLLSGLAGSVTAQTPTPDANTLMSLGRFEEAAQVLSRTAQQSPSDQTIFDAGYGYLRAGKPDSARAWFYKGISMDDKRIPLNQTGSALTYLVQNDNANADPKLEEVISRSKGKNADILFRIGEAYTGYLTPGDGSIKPRYPKAVNAAKAIDYLNRAADRDKKNPAIQLALGDAYYLNKDAGTAVTRYESALELGMNPSRVYQRIGDIYWQGRNLNLAVENYKKAIEASANYAPAYNQLAELYFLVNRYKEAANYIDQYVNVSNDKRQETLLRQAQFHFLAKDYQRAVNLIDSNRTALAQNPIVYRIEGWAYSSLKEPQKAIQNISTFLEKAPGKAMPDDYKYLGMAYMGIENPGSDSLKAVNDSIGVTYLAKAAPFDTTENLYSVMAKYYYRAKKHPEAVATLDSAAKHHFKADVQDLFRYGMSNYTLGFQRDSLGKLVRDTVRFALADSALALAQKASPDYAPTVLYRAKANYYAYAPEEAVRNGKAKPYFEQFISMVSDKEEERNRYKKDLLLAFKYMISYNELVTKDDNARTEWLKKGLSLFPENKDLAKIAAPEADSQ is encoded by the coding sequence ATGAAAACGCACCTATCAATATTACTTCTCTCGGGGCTGGCGGGCAGCGTTACTGCCCAGACGCCAACACCTGATGCCAATACATTAATGAGCCTGGGGCGCTTCGAAGAAGCTGCCCAAGTCCTGAGTCGAACGGCTCAGCAAAGCCCATCGGATCAAACTATATTCGACGCTGGCTATGGCTATCTCCGGGCAGGCAAACCTGATTCGGCCCGTGCCTGGTTTTATAAAGGCATTTCGATGGATGACAAACGGATTCCATTAAACCAAACAGGCTCGGCCCTGACCTACCTCGTACAAAACGATAATGCAAATGCCGACCCTAAACTGGAGGAAGTCATCAGCCGGAGTAAAGGCAAAAACGCCGACATTCTGTTTCGAATTGGGGAAGCCTACACAGGCTATCTAACCCCCGGCGACGGCTCCATTAAGCCCCGCTATCCAAAAGCAGTCAATGCCGCAAAAGCCATTGACTACCTGAACCGGGCAGCCGATCGGGACAAGAAAAATCCGGCTATCCAGTTGGCCCTCGGCGATGCGTATTATCTAAACAAAGATGCGGGTACGGCCGTCACCCGCTACGAAAGTGCCCTTGAACTGGGCATGAACCCATCGCGGGTGTACCAACGGATCGGCGATATTTACTGGCAGGGCCGCAACCTGAATCTGGCCGTGGAGAACTATAAGAAAGCCATTGAAGCCAGTGCCAACTACGCTCCTGCTTACAACCAGTTAGCCGAACTGTATTTCCTGGTCAACCGCTACAAAGAAGCCGCCAACTACATTGATCAGTACGTGAACGTATCGAACGATAAGCGTCAGGAGACACTGTTACGGCAGGCTCAGTTTCATTTTCTGGCTAAAGATTATCAGCGAGCGGTCAACCTGATCGATAGCAACCGCACCGCATTAGCCCAGAATCCTATTGTGTACCGAATTGAAGGCTGGGCGTATTCGTCCTTGAAAGAACCGCAAAAAGCCATTCAAAATATTAGTACGTTCCTGGAAAAAGCACCGGGAAAGGCTATGCCCGACGATTACAAATACCTCGGCATGGCTTATATGGGTATCGAAAATCCCGGCAGTGATTCACTAAAAGCAGTCAATGACTCCATTGGCGTGACTTATCTGGCCAAAGCTGCTCCCTTCGATACGACCGAGAATCTGTATAGCGTCATGGCCAAGTACTATTACCGGGCCAAGAAACACCCCGAAGCAGTAGCCACCCTGGATTCGGCCGCAAAGCATCACTTCAAAGCGGATGTGCAGGATTTATTTCGTTATGGGATGAGTAACTATACGCTGGGTTTTCAGCGGGATAGTCTCGGGAAGTTAGTACGAGACACGGTGCGCTTCGCCCTGGCCGATTCGGCATTGGCACTAGCGCAAAAAGCCTCCCCTGATTATGCCCCAACGGTGTTGTACAGGGCCAAAGCGAACTACTATGCCTACGCTCCCGAAGAAGCCGTTCGGAATGGGAAAGCGAAGCCCTACTTCGAGCAGTTCATTAGCATGGTTTCAGATAAAGAAGAAGAACGGAATCGCTATAAGAAAGACCTGTTGCTGGCCTTCAAGTATATGATTTCCTACAACGAACTGGTTACCAAAGACGATAATGCCCGAACTGAATGGCTGAAGAAAGGCCTTTCATTATTCCCGGAAAATAAGGACTTAGCCAAGATTGCTGCTCCTGAAGCAGACAGTCAATAA